One genomic region from Falco rusticolus isolate bFalRus1 chromosome 19, bFalRus1.pri, whole genome shotgun sequence encodes:
- the LOC119159145 gene encoding keratin, type II cytoskeletal 3-like yields MSRQSVCRSFGGGSRRGYSSCSAIGGGFGGGGGRSRISYSSYSSSRGGGGGGHCGGFGSRSLHNMGGSRRITMGGCYGGGGYGGRMGGFGGGYGGGMGGFGGGMGGFGGGMGGGGMGGGGMGGGGMGGFGGGMGGGGMGGGGMGGFGGPGFPGGIQPVQVDPSLLRPVHVEIDPQIQQVKNQEKEQIKTLNNQFASFIDKVRFLEQQNKVLSTKWELLQQQGPSGPRKNLDVIFENYIQNLRRRLESILGQRGQLESELQNMRQYVEEYKTKYEEEINRRTAAENEFVVLKKDVDNAYMTKVELEAKVGALTDEINFLRYIYDEELSQMQTISRDLSVVVSMDNNRHLDLESIIEEVRRQYEQIAQNSRAEAEAWYQSRYEELQNTAGRHGDSLRNTKIEIQELTRNVQRLRAEIENVKKQNQQLQAAIAEAEERGEMALKDARIKLEELESALQKDKEELARLLKEYQELLNVKIALDVEIAMYRKLLEGEENRLCNDGMSNVNVSVVGRTTISGGRGGMGGGFGGGSGMGGGFGGGSGMGGGFGSGSGMGGGFGGGSGMSGGMGGGVCGMGGSFGGGSMGGSCGMGGGMHSGGFSSGSGRMCGSGGGNFSSGGGSSSIRRCVTTTSVKSSGVRF; encoded by the exons ATGTCTCGGCAGTCCGTCTGCAGGAGCTTTGGAGGCGGGAGTAGAAGGGGCTACAGCTCTTGCTCTGCCATTGGTGGTGGCTTCGGAGGCggtggtggcaggagcaggatcAGTTACAGTTCATACTCCTCATCcaggggaggtggtggaggtggACATTGCGGAGGTTTTGGCAGCAGGAGCCTCCATAACATGGGTGGCAGCAGAAGAATTACTATGGGTGGATGCTATGGCGGTGGAGGATATGGCGGCAGAATGGGTGGCTTTGGTGGAGGCTACGGAGGAGGAATGGGTGGCTTTGGTGGAGGAATGGGTGGCTTTGGTGGAGGAATGGGTGGCGGTGGCATGGGTGGCGGTGGCATGGGTGGTGGAGGAATGGGTGGCTTTGGTGGTGGAATGGGTGGTGGTGGAATGGGTGGTGGAGGAATGGGTGGCTTTGGTGGCCCTGGCTTCCCTGGAGGCATCCAACCAGTGCAAGTTGACCCAAGTCTCCTGCGACCTGTCCATGTTGAGATTGATCCCCAAATCCAGCAAGTGAAAAACCAGGAGAAGGAACAGATTAAGACCCTTAACAACCAGTTTGCCTCCTTCATTGATAAG GTCCGCTtcctggagcagcagaacaaaGTCCTCTCCACCAAGTGggagctcctccagcagcaaggGCCTTCGGGGCCAAGGAAGAACCTGGATGTCATCTTTGAAAACTACATCCAGAACctgaggaggaggctggagtCGATCCTGGGACAGAGGGGCCAGCTGGAGTCAGAGCTGCAGAACATGCGACAATACGTTGAGGAGTACAAGACCAA GTATGAAGAAGAAATCAACCGGCGCACCGCTGCTGAGAATGAGTTTGTGGTGCTCAAGAAG GATGTGGACAATGCCTACATGACTAAAGTAGAGTTGGAAGCCAAAGTGGGAGCTCTGACTGATGAAATCAACTTCCTGAGATACATCTATGACGAG GAACTCTCTCAGATGCAGACAATCAGCCGGGACCTGTCTGTGGTGGTGTCCATGGACAACAACCGCCATCTGGACCTGGAGAGCATCATCGAGGAGGTCCGGCGTCAGTACGAGCAGATTGCTCAGAACAGCCGGGCTGAAGCTGAGGCTTGGTACCAGAGCCGG TATGAAGAGCTGCAGAACACCGCTGGTCGGCATGGGGACAGCCTCCGCAACACCAAGATAGAGATCCAGGAGCTGACCAGGAACGTCCAGAGGCTGCGGGCTGAGATTGAGAACGTGAAGAAGCAG aaccagcagctgcaggcagctatTGCTGAGGCAGAGGAGCGGGGTGAGATGGCCCTGAAGGATGCCAGGATAAAACTGGAGGAGCTGGAAAGTGCCCTGCAGAAAGACAAGGAGGAGCTGGCTCGCTTGCTGAAGGAGTaccaggagctgctgaatgTCAAGATTGCGCTGGACGTTGAGATTGCCATGTACaggaagctgctggagggggaggagaaCAG GCTGTGCAACGATGGCATGTCCAACGTCAATGTCT ctgtggTAGGCAGGACCACCATCTCTGGTGGCAGAGGAGGCATGGGAGGAGGCTTTGGCGGCGGCAGCGGCATGGGAGGAGGCTtcggcggcggcagcggcatGGGAGGAGGCTtcggcagcggcagcggcatGGGAGGAGGATTTGGCGGCGGCAGCGGCATGAGCGGAGGAATGGGAGGAGGAGTGTGTGGAATGGGAGGCAGCTTTGGAGGAGGAAGCATGGGCGGCAGCTGTGGCATGGGAGGAGGAATGCACAGCGGTGGCTTCTCTTCTGGGAGTGGAAGGATGTGCGGCTCCGGAGGTGGCAACTTCAGCTCCGGTGGGGGATCGTCCTCCATACGGAGATGTGTCACGACCACCTCCGTCAAATCATCAGGCGTGAGGTTCTGA
- the LOC119159144 gene encoding keratin, type II cytoskeletal 3-like, which yields MSRQSVCRSFGSGSRRGYSSCSAIGGGFGGGGGRSRSSYSSFSMSRGFGGGGRCGGFSSKSLHSIGGSGRISMGGCYGGGYGGRMGGFGGGYGGGLGSFGGGMGGGGMGGFGGMGGGGMGGFAGGMGGYGGGMGGGGMGGGGMGGFGGPGFGMPGFGGPGRGGPGIQPVQVDSTLLQPVHVEIDPQIQQVKNQEKEQIKTLNNQFASFIDKVRFLEQQNKVLSTKWELLQQQGPSGPRKNLDVIFENYIQNLRRQLDSILAQRGQLESELQNMQQYVEDYKNKYEEEINRRTTAENEFVVLKKDVDSAYMTKVELEAKVGALTDEINFLRAIYEEELSQMQTISRDLSVVVSMDNNRHLDLDSIIEEVRRQYEQIAQSSRAEAEAWYQSQYEQLQSTAGRHGDSLRNTKIEIQELTRNIQRLRAEIESVKKQNQQLQAAIAEAEERGEMALKDARIKLEELESALQKDKEELARLLKEYQELLNIKIALDVEIAMYRKLLEGEENRLCNDGMSNVNVSVVGRTTISGGRGGMGGGFGGGSGMGGGFGGGSGMGGGFGGGSGMSGGMGGGVCGMGGSFGGGSMGGSCGMGGGMHSGGFSSGSGRMCGSGGGNFSSGGGSSSIRRCVTTTSVKSSGVRF from the exons ATGTCTCGGCAGTCTGTCTGCAGGAGCTTTGGAAGCGGGAGCAGAAGGGGCTACAGCTCTTGCTCTGCCATCGGTGGTGGCTTCGGAGGTGGTGgcggcaggagcaggagcagctaCAGCTCGTTCTCTATGTCCAGGGGATTTGGAGGTGGTGGACGCTGTGGAGGGTTTAGCAGCAAGAGCCTCCATAGCATAGGTGGCAGTGGAAGGATTTCCATGGGTGGATGCTATGGTGGTGGATATGGAGGCAGGATGGGTGGCTTCGGTGGAGGCTACGGAGGAGGACTAGGAAGCTTTGGTGGAGGAATGGGTGGAGGAGGAATGGGTGGCTTTGGAGGAATGGGTGGTGGTGGAATGGGCGGCTTTGCTGGAGGAATGGGTGGTTATGGTGGAGGAATGGGTGGTGGAGGAATGGGTGGTGGAGGAATGGGTGGCTTTGGTGGCCCAGGCTTTGGCATGCCAGGCTTTGGTGGCCCCGGTAGAGGTGGCCCTGGAATCCAGCCAGTGCAGGTTGACTCAACCCTCCTACAGCCGGTCCATGTTGAGATTGATCCCCAGATCCAGCAAGTCAAAAACCAGGAGAAGGAACAGATCAAGACTCTTAACAATCAATTTGCCTCTTTCATTGATAAG GTCCGCTtcctggagcagcagaacaagGTCCTCTCCACCAAGTGggagctcctccagcagcaaggGCCTTCGGGGCCAAGGAAGAACCTGGATGTCATCTTTGAAAACTACATCCAGAACTTAAGGAGGCAGCTGGACTCAATCTTGGCGCAGAGGGGCCAGCTGGAGTCAGAGCTGCAGAACATGCAGCAATACGTCGAGGATTACAAAAACAA GTATGAGGAAGAGATCAACAGGCGCACAACTGCTGAGAACGAGTTTGTGGTGCTTAAGAAG GATGTGGACTCTGCCTACATGACTAAAGTAGAGTTGGAAGCGAAGGTGGGAGCTCTGACTGATGAAATCAACTTCCTGAGGGCCATCTATGAGGAG GAACTCTCTCAGATGCAGACAATCAGCCGGGACCTGTCTGTGGTGGTGTCCATGGACAACAACCGCCATCTGGACCTGGACAGCATCATCGAGGAGGTCCGGCGTCAGTATGAGCAGAttgctcagagcagcagagctgaagctgAGGCTTGGTACCAGAGCCAG TATgaacagctgcagagcaccGCTGGACGGCATGGGGACAGCCTCCGCAACACCAAGATAGAGATCCAGGAGCTGACCAGGAATATCCAGAGGCTGCGGGCTGAGATTGAGAGCGTGAAGAAGCAG aaccagcagctgcaggcagctatTGCTGAGGCAGAGGAGCGGGGTGAGATGGCCCTGAAGGATGCCAGGATAAAACTGGAGGAGCTGGAAAGTGCCCTGCAGAAAGACAAGGAGGAGCTGGCTCGCTTGCTGAAGGAGTACCAGGAGCTGCTGAACATCAAGATTGCGCTGGACGTTGAGATTGCCATGTACaggaagctgctggagggggaggagaaCAG GCTGTGCAACGATGGCATGTCCAACGTCAATGTCT ctgtggTAGGCAGGACCACCATCTCTGGTGGCAGAGGAGGCATGGGAGGAGGCTTTGGCGGCGGCAGCGGCATGGGAGGAGGCTTCGGCGGCGGCAGTGGCATGGGAGGAGGATTTGGCGGCGGCAGCGGCATGAGCGGAGGAATGGGAGGAGGAGTGTGTGGAATGGGAGGCAGCTTTGGAGGAGGAAGCATGGGCGGCAGCTGTGGCATGGGAGGAGGAATGCACAGCGGTGGCTTCTCTTCTGGGAGTGGAAGGATGTGCGGCTCCGGAGGTGGCAACTTCAGCTCCGGTGGGGGATCGTCCTCCATACGGAGATGTGTCACGACCACCTCCGTCAAATCATCAGGCGTGAGGTTCTGA
- the LOC119159146 gene encoding keratin, type II cytoskeletal 4-like, translated as MSRQSCGLGKGFSSSSACFGGRNKVSFSSVSRGGCRGPGSAGGFGSRSLYGLGGSRSISLGGFGGGSGVCRGFGAGGQGGFGYGAGAGFGGCYGGGTGGGFGGVFGGGFGGFGGGFDGGFGGQGFPPCPPGGIREVTINQSLLAPLNLEIDPEIQKVRTQEREEIKQLNNKFASFIDKVRFLEQQNRILETKWKLLQEQRGPGAGGRNLDAVFETYISGLRKQLDSLSSEKQQLQSELKSFQDMVEDFKTKYEEEINKRTAAENDFVLLKKDVDTAYLTKVDLQAKLDSLADEINFLKYLYDVELSEMQKTVSDTSVVLSMDNNRNLDLDSIIAEVKAQYEEIANRSRLEAESWYRCKYEELQATAGKHGDSLKDTKIEISELNRMIQRIRAEIESVKKQCETLQTSIADAEQRGEVALKDARDKLTELETALQKAKQDMARQLREYQELMNVKLALDVEIATYRKLLEGEECRMSGECQSTVSICVVGGGSSSVGGGYGSGLCLGGGGIGVGAGSGRGSCNSAGFCYSLGGGGLGSGGGFGVGGGFSSGGAGGSNSVVVGSGTTLKKTTSSTSASRRV; from the exons ATGTCTCGCCAGTCTTGTGGTCTTGGCAAGGGATTCAGCTCCAGCTCCGCTTGCTTCGGGGGGAGGAACAAGGTCTCGTTCAGCTCTGTGTCCCGCGGAGGATGCAGGGGACCTGGTAGCGCTGGTGGCTTCGGCAGCAGGAGCCTCTATGGCTTGGGAGGGAGTAGGAGTATCTCCCTGGGAGGGTTCGGTGGAGGCAGTGGTGTCTGCAGAGGGTTTGGGgctggtggccaaggaggcTTTGGCTacggtgctggggcagggtttGGTGGCTGCTATGGTGGTGGGACTGGAGGTGGCTTTGGTGGAGtctttggtggtggttttggtggCTTTGGTGGAGGATTTGATGGTGGCTTTGGAGGTCAAGGCTTTCCCCCTTGCCCCCCGGGTGGCATCAGGGAGGTGACCATCAACCAGAGCCTGCTGGCCCCACTCAACCTTGAAATTGACCCTGAGATCCAGAAGGTGCGAACGCAAGAGCGGGAGGAGATAAAGCAGCTCAACAACAAATTTGCGTCCTTCATTGACAAG GTCCGGTTCCTAGAGCAGCAGAACCGAATCCTGGAGACTAAGTGGAagctcctgcaggagcagcgtggcccgggggcggggggcaggaACCTCGACGCTGTGTTTGAAACCTACATCAGTGGGCTGAGGAAGCAGCTCGACTCCCTCTCCAGcgagaagcagcagctgcagtcagaGCTGAAGAGCTTCCAGGACATGGTGGAAGACTTCAAGACCAA GTACGAAGAGGAAATAAACAAGAGGACAGCTGCGGAGAACGACTTTGTGCTCCTGAAAAAG GATGTGGATACAGCCTACCTGACCAAGGTGGACCTCCAGGCAAAATTAGATTCTCTGGCAGATGAGATTAACTTCTTGAAGTATCTTTATGACGTG GAGCTGTCTGAGATGCAGAAGACTGTTTCCGACACCTCCGTGGTTCTCTCCATGGACAATAACCGAAACCTGGACCTGGACAGCATCATCGCAGAGGTCAAAGCCCAGTACGAGGAGATTGCCAACCGGAGCCGACTGGAGGCTGAGTCCTGGTACCGCTGCAAG TATGAAGAGCTGCAGGCTACTGCGGGCAAGCATGGGGACAGCCTTAAGGACACAAAGATCGAGATCTCTGAGCTCAACCGCATGATCCAGAGGATACGGGCTGAGATCGAGAGTGTGAAGAAACAG TGTGAGACTCTGCAGACCTCTATCGCCGATGCTGAGCAGCGCGGGGAGGTGGCCCTCAAGGATGCCAGGGACAAACTGACTGAGCTGGAGACAGCCCTGCAGAAGGCGAAGCAGGACATGGCCCGGCAGCTGCGCGAGTACCAGGAGCTGATGAACGTCAAGCTGGCCCTGGACGTCGAGATCGCGACCTACAGGAAGCTGCTGGAGGGCGAGGAGTGCAG GATGTCTGGAGAGTGCCAGAGCACCGTGAGCATCT GTGTGgtgggaggtggcagcagctccgTGGGAGGTGGATACGGCAGTGGACTAtgcctgggaggaggaggaatcgGAGTCGGTGCTGGAAGTGGGAGAGGCAGTTGTAACAGTGCTGGGTTCTGCTACAGCCTGGGAGGTGGTGGACTGGGCTCCGGGGGAGGATTTGGTGTGGGGGGAGGATTCAGCTCCGGAGGGGCAGGAGGGTCTAACTCAGTGGTGGTGGGGTCTGGCACCACCCTGAAGAAGACTACCAGCTCTACATCTGCCAGCCGGAGGGTCTAG